From Zingiber officinale cultivar Zhangliang chromosome 5B, Zo_v1.1, whole genome shotgun sequence, the proteins below share one genomic window:
- the LOC121984358 gene encoding probable sodium/metabolite cotransporter BASS4, chloroplastic isoform X2, with amino-acid sequence MQVSRSRPLLLTVKPAVFATAVGMATLLHFLLLAFNIISVKSLSVVSGGDKSIFSKNENARAVIIVSSQKTLPVLVAVVEQLHGALGEPGLLVLPCVAAHIIQIIIDSFIVNLWLRKDQMSAATKEF; translated from the exons ATGCAAGTGAGCAGGTCCAGACCTCTGCTTTTGACAGTTAAGCCTGCAGTGTTTGCCACTGCAGTGGGCATGGCAAC GCTCCTACATTTTTTGCTATTGGCATTCAACATCATTTCAGTGAAGAGCCTCTCAGTTGTTTCTGGTGGTGACAAGTCCATTTTCTCAAAGAATGAAAATGCTCGTGCAGTCATAATAGTTTCTAGTCAG AAAACTCTTCCTGTATTGGTTGCTGTGGTCGAGCAGCTCCACGGAGCACTAGGCGAGCCTGGACTTTTGGTCCTACCCTGCGTTGCTGCGCATATTATACAG ATTATCATTGATTCGTTTATTGTAAACCTATGGCTGAGGAAGGATCAAATGTCTGCTGCGACAAAAGAATTTTAG